The Littorina saxatilis isolate snail1 linkage group LG13, US_GU_Lsax_2.0, whole genome shotgun sequence genome contains a region encoding:
- the LOC138983850 gene encoding uncharacterized protein produces MSNQQVNKVDLSLDDIIKLNKKAKQSRGGNNRTQGNAGARGQSVRGRKHAGGKGGGGGGASPLLRKKAGMTGGTVRGQTVGRRGQGAGRRGQRGNLRGRGGSSSSSRGGSVTRNTNSGYNTSTRGFRTGGIRGIRRGARGNIRGSFRGRGNANNQGIMQRVGMQGQGDGVTNRISLKQKRQLAMQALRQARKTIAQLDQQNARQTVVNARRGIPQQNVQNPRPLGKKKQGMYSSNLSLVSSSSLSSAGSARQLQGTKVTTFNTSASPDPSLAPQNTRNKRRRWRAKSQTPSLPGISSSTLTISIDNAPSQAHGAPHVSNVPAAPAPRQQRQRRRQWRRQNSNSSFDSVDVNVNRGAAPSFDSVDMNRGATPSFAQQLAKLKPTSSTKYVFQKKAFSTGNTTLPLNDRFSGSGSEDIMGRKVFM; encoded by the exons ATGAGTAACCAACAGGTCAATAAAGTCGACCTTTCACTGG ATGACATCATCAAGTTGAACAAGAAAGCAAAGCAGAGCAGAGGTGGAAACAACCGTACACAAGGAAATGCAGGCGCCAGAGGTCAAAGTGTCAGAGGCCGAAAACATGCTGGAGGgaagggaggaggagggggtggaGCCAGTCCTCTTCTTAGGAAAAAG GCAGGAATGACTGGAGGAACCGTCAGGGGTCAAACGGTGGGACGGAGAGGTCAAGGGGCGGGGCGGAGAGGTCAAAGGGGAAATTTACGTGGCAGAGGAGGATCCTCATCGTCATCTCGTGGAGGGAGCGTCACAAGGAACACAAACAGCGGTTACAACACCAGCACCAGAGGATTCCGCACTGGAGGCATTCGCGGAATCAGGAGGG GTGCTCGCGGTAACATTCGAGGAAGTTTTCGTGGCCGAGGCAACGCTAACAACCAGGGCATTATGCAAAGAGTTGGGATGCAAGGTCAAGGTGACGGCGTGACCAACAGAATATCACTGAAGCAGAAACGACAGCTGGCCATGCAAGCTCTGCGGCAAGCGAGAAAAACCATCGCACAGCTGGATCAGCAGAATGCACGACAGACTGTGGTGAACGCTCGACGAGGCATTCCGCAGCAG AATGTACAGAACCCTCGCCCACTGGGAAAGAAGAAGCAAGGGATGTACTCAAGCAACTTGTCGCTGGTGTCGAGTAGTTCTTTGTCCTCGGCTGGCTCCGCTCGCCAGCTGCAGGGAACCAAGGTCACGACCTTCAACACCTCCGCTTCCCCCGATCCCTCACTTGCACCGCAGAACACACGCAACAAGAGACGAAG GTGGCGAGCCAAGTCTCAAACTCCCAGCCTCCCTGGCATCTCCAGCAGCACCCTGACCATCAGCATAGACAACGCCCCGTCCCAGGCACACGG CGCCCCACACGTGAGCAACGTACCTGCGGCTCCTGCCCCGCGGCAACAACGTCAGAGACGGCGACAGTGGCGACGAcaaaacagcaacagcagctTTGACAGCGTCGACGTCAACGTCAACAGAGGAGCTGCTCCCAGTTTTGACAGCGTTGACATGAACCGAGGGGCCACGCCCAGCTTTGCACAGCAGCTAGCA AAACTGAAACCGACGTCATCAACGAAATATGTGTTCCAGAAGAAAGCATTCTCCACAGGAAAT ACGACCTTGCCCCTGAACGACAGATTCTCTGGCAGTGGTTCGGAAGACATCATGGGCAGGAAAGTGTTTATGTGA